A section of the Maniola hyperantus chromosome 23, iAphHyp1.2, whole genome shotgun sequence genome encodes:
- the Cnot4 gene encoding dentin sialophosphoprotein produces the protein MSVLNQSGEEQVECPLCMEPLEVDDLHFYPCTCGYQICRFCWNRIREGENGLCPACRKAYPENPADFTPLSQEQVAAIKTEKKAREQKRRNKTLESRRALANVRVVQNNLVFVVGLPVRLADPEILKRQEYFGKYGKIHKVVINQSTSYAGTQGPSASAYVTYVSPADALRAIQGVNNVTLDGRVLKGSLGTTKYCANFMKNQPCPKPDCMYLHELGDSKASFTKEEMHAGLHQVYERRLHQQLLQAQRDRPDDKHATDGNSSTNAEKGSSKDGNQSNFIPTTVATSSQGNVVSTSKSKKDSGNGSNSNGNSSNGVSNSNGKEAWPSLGSSPPSDSPARKQSSPKPQQSVKSHENGTSESSSPTQLRSQSQTKNSKENHIDSKPSKSNKDTSHTNGQTSKKSKSDSKSKQRNSNSITNEIRETQTYESKTQQEQSNIITKSQNSVFENDTQSYLSNELDELESDRHSLLENHDLLDNSDHSLLEDDNTHNLLNDANNEVMMMQRHREMLAGLVDNNHLMPQMKSPLVNGYGLLDRDSMYLGNDRQISQINHNLMEQKEMLMRERNRSNMLLRQNDMLARQHNVMMEPKHYNMPTSSIGLEAASELLGANYHPNHNMLPPFGMRVDNSMGASSLGNTMSANLMSNMTANSLSANTMANSMGSNSLSANSMGNSMGNSMGNSMSNSMGTSMANSMGNSMLNSMGSPMANSMGSPMANSMGSPMANSMGSPMTNSMGSSMANSMGSSMANSMGSAMANSMGSSMANSMGNSMANSMGSSMANAMGYLMHNQQMAMQNQAQMQSGLINGYDTQSASEGRYQAENMDKFFTDFYKAQQMRLLLSRGEERRLEHMPHQHSMLSAERLELEHKQRMSNLRAAEVGGRAAGDGDDDLDFDPFKETQKALAELMESEVMLNTISSGDNMERVRRSRMPPPGFSHMNPFGMAAPPARHQPHHQDWTQMDPAIMSTSVNAAKSPPRPELSAQQQELFARFNQLQVAPNGVKVGQWPPQKLQWPLQHNAAYNAIPLPPGFSPAKNPAECIDAK, from the exons ATGTCAGTGCTGAACCAGAGTGGAGAGGAGCAG GTGGAATGTCCCCTGTGTATGGAGCCCCTGGAGGTGGACGATCTCCATTTCTACCCGTGCACATGTGGCTATCAA ATATGCAGGTTTTGCTGGAATCGTATTCGGGAGGGCGAGAACGGGCTTTGCCCCGCGTGCCGGAAGGCCTACCCCGAGAACCCGGCAGACTTCACTCCTCTCAGCCAAGAGCAG GTTGCTGCAATAAAGACGGAGAAGAAGGCACGCGAGCAGAAGCGTCGCAACAAGACCTTAGAGTCGCGGCGAGCGCTCGCGAACGTTCGTGTCGTGCAAAACAACCTTGTGTTCGTTGTAGGGCTGCCTGTTCGTCTAGCCGACCCAGAG ATCCTAAAACGGCAAGAGTACTTTGGGAAATATGGCAAAATACACAAAGTAGTTATAAACCAAAGTACGTCATATGCAGGGACACAG GGTCCGTCAGCATCAGCGTACGTAACGTACGTGTCGCCAGCGGACGCACTGCGCGCCATACAGGGCGTCAACAACGTGACGCTGGACGGCCGCGTGCTCAAGGGCTCGCTGGGCACCACCAAGTACTGCGCCAACTTCATGAAGAACCAGCCCTGCCCCAAGCCCGACTGCATGTACCTGCACGAGCTAG GTGATTCGAAGGCGTCGTTTACTAAGGAAGAAATGCATGCCGGGCTGCACCAAGTGTACGAACGGCGCCTGCACCAGCAGCTGCTGCAGGCGCAGCGCGACCGCCCCGACGACAAGCACGCCACCGACG GTAATTCTAGTACGAATGCAGAAAAGGGTAGTTCTAAAGATG GTAATCAGTCGAACTTTATACCGACAACAGTGGCCACATCGTCTCAAGGAAATGTAGTCAGCACATCTAA ATCAAAGAAAGATTCGGGCAACGGCAGCAATAGTAATGGTAACAGTAGTAACGGAGTCAGCAATAGCAATGGAAAGGAGGCATGGCCCAGTCTTGGCTCCTCACCCCCCTCAGACAGCCCCGCCAGAAAACAGTCCAGCCCCAAGCCACAGCAGTCGG TTAAGTCACATGAAAACGGAACGTCAGAATCATCCAGTCCAACACAGCTACGATCACAGTCTCAAACGAAAAATAGCAAAGAGAACCACATCGACAGCAAACCTAGCAAAAGTAATAAGGACACCAGCCACACGAACGGACAGACAAGCAAGAAGAGCAAATCCGACAGCAAATCCAAACAGAGGAATAGCAATAGCATCACAAATGAAATCAGGGAAACACAGACATACGAAAGTAAAACACAACAGGAACAAAgcaatattataactaaatcaCAAAACTCAGTTTTCGAAAACGACACACAGAGCTACCTATCCAACGAACTGGACGAGTTAGAATCAGATAGACACAGCTTGTTAGAAAACCATGATCTGTTAGACAACAGTGATCACAGTTTACTGGAAGATGACAACACTCACAATCTATTAAACGATGCAAATAATGAAGTTATGATGATGCAGAGGCATAGAGAAATGCTAGCAGGGCTCGTGGATAACAACCATCTCATGCCTCAAATGAAGAGCCCCCTTGTTAACGGATACGGGTTGTTAGACAGGGATTCAATGTATCTAGGTAACGATAGGCAGATTAGTCAAATTAACCACAATCTCATGGAGCAGAAGGAAATGTTGATGAGGGAACGCAACCGAAGCAACATGTTACTCCGACAGAACGACATGCTGGCCCGCCAACACAACGTCATGATGGAACCCAAACACTACAATATGCCCACCTCTAGTATAGGACTTGAAGCTGCTAGTGAATTATTAG GTGCTAATTATCATCCAAATCACAATATGCTTCCACCGTTCGGTATGAGAGTAGACAATTCAATGGGCGCAAGCTCTTTAGGAAACACAATGTCAGCAAATTTAATGTCCAATATGACCGCAAACTCCCTTTCCGCAAACACAATGGCAAATTCCATGGGTTCGAACAGTTTATCGGCGAATTCCATGGGCAACTCTATGGGGAATTCAATGGGTAATTCGATGTCAAATTCAATGGGAACTTCGATGGCAAATTCTATGGGCAATTCGATGTTAAATTCAATGGGCAGTCCAATGGCAAATTCAATGGGCAGTCCAATGGCAAATTCAATGGGCAGTCCAATGGCAAATTCTATGGGCAGTCCAATGACAAATTCCATGGGCAGTTCAATGGCAAATTCCATGGGCAGTTCAATGGCAAATTCTATGGGAAGTGCAATGGCAAACTCAATGGGAAGTTCTATGGCAAACTCAATGGGAAATTCTATGGCAAACTCAATGGGAAGTTCTATGGCAAATGCGATGGGATACTTGATGCACAACCAACAAATGGCGATGCAGAATCAAGCACAGATGCAGAGCGGCCTCATCAATGGCTACGACACACAATCTGCT AGTGAAGGTCGCTACCAGGCGGAGAATATGGACAAGTTCTTCACAGACTTCTACAAAGCGCAACAAATGCGGCTGTTGCTGTCGCGCGGCGAGGAGCGGCGACTGGAGCACATGCCGCACCAACACAGCATGCTGAGCGCGGAGCGGCTCGAATTGGAGCACAAACAGAG AATGAGCAACTTGCGAGCTGCAGAGGTCGGGGGTCGCGCAGCCGGCGACGGAGACGACGACCTTGACTTTGACCCCTTCAAGGAAACACAGAAAGCCCTCGCTGAGCTAATGGAATCGGAAGTCATGCTCAACACTATCTCTAGCGG CGACAACATGGAGCGCGTGCGCAGGTCGCGGATGCCGCCGCCAGGCTTCAGCCACATGAACCCGTTCGGGatggccgcgccgcccgcccgccacCAGCCACACCACCAAG ATTGGACCCAGATGGACCCCGCCATCATGTCCACCTCCGTCAACGCGGCCAAGAGCCCGCCGCGCCCCGAGCTCAGCGCCCAGCAGCAGGAGCTATTCGCGCGCTTCAACCAGCTGCAGGTGGCGCCCAACGGCGTCAAGGTGGGGCAGTGGCCCCCGCAGAAGCTGCAGTGGCCCCTGCAGCACAACGCCGCCTACAACGCCATCCCGCTCCCGCCCGGCTTCTCGCCCGCCAAGAACCCGGCCGAGTGCATCGACGCCAAGTAA